A region of the Chryseobacterium gotjawalense genome:
GGGAACACCATGGAATATGGTGACGGCAAAGGAAATTTCGATGTGGTAAATGTTGGCGTCATGGCAGTAAGAAAGGTAAAGGTTTCGAACTGGCAGTTTCCGGTAACCGGCGTAGTTTTCTGGAATCCTTCGCAAAAAATCGCACGTTTTCAGATCAGTGCAAATCTGTTTTAAGAAATATTTAATACCATAAAACTCACATGCTGCCAAAAAATCCGTAATTTCATATAGAATTTTCTTTCAGGAAAATTTCAGACGGATCAGGGCAGAGTGAGCTTTCATTAATAATTTATTCAAATGAAAAAGTTACTCCTTTTGATATTGGCGGTCTTCGTCAGTGGTTTCTGTTTTGCTCAGCAGACAGAATCCGATACGATAAGAACAACTGAAACCGTGGGCAATCCCATGAAAATAAGTTTAAGCGCAACCTACGTTACGCAGCACTATTGGCGTGGAATTGGGCGCGGAAAACTCTTCGGTGATGCACCTTCTTTTGAACCTCAGCTGACTTTCGTAAAAAACAGATGGACTTTCGGGGTTTCCGCCGGCGCTTCTTTCGACAATATTTACAAAACCGTGCTGCCTTTCGTTATTTACAGCGTAACACCGGAATTTTCGGTAGCGGTACAGGACATTTATTCTCCCGGAACCAATTTCTGGAATTCGAAACCCTTTGATTATAATATAGCCACTTCCAAACATTTTGTGGATTATTACATGATTTACCGTTTTAAGAAATTTCCTTTACAGCTCAAATGGACAAGCATCGTTCTGGGTAAAGATGCCAATGCAGACGGCAAAAGAAATTTTTCTACGTATGCGGAGGTTTCTTCAGGATTTAAAATCAACAGATGGCAGGTCGACGGATATGTTGGCGCTACGCCATGGAAAGGGCTTTACGCCCAAAAAGCCGGCATCAACAATCTTGAAGCGAAGATTCAATATAATTTCGTTATTCATAAAAATGTGCCGTTCCCGGTTTTTGTGAAACTCGCCCACAACCCTATTTCAAATATGTCACACATTGTGGGTGGCTGCACCGTGAATTTAACGTTAAAATAAACAGCTCCGGGTATGAAAAACACGCTGATCAACCAAGGCAACGACAGAATTCTTACAGGATTTATTCTTGCTGTTCTCACGTTTTGGCTTTTTGCCAATTCGATGATGAATATTGGTCCTATCATGAGCAAAGAGTTGGGCGTAGCTGCCAACACGATCAACATCGCGGTATCGCTCGCTGCCTTGTTTGCGGGTATATTTATTGTGGTTTTGGGAGGTCTGGCAGATAGTATTGGACGTGCAAAAATCCTCAGATTAGGACTTTATTTAAGTGTGGTCGGTTCACTGTTCATTGCGCTGATTCCTTCCGGAAAATTTGCTGAACCGCTTTTATTAACCGGCCGTGCCTTACAGGGGCTTTCTGCGGCCTGCATCATGCCGACGAGTTTAGGTTTGCTGAAGATTCTTTGGGAAGGCTCTGCACAGCAGCGCGCCATCAGCTTCTGGAGTATGGGAACATTCGGTGGTTCCGGACTTTCTGCGCTTTTTGCAGGAATTGTTGCTACGAATTTGGGCTGGAGATGGATTTTTGTATTCTCTGTCATCGTGGCCGTGATTGCCTTATATCTGCTAAAAAACCTTCCGGAAAGCAAAAAAGAATCTTCCGGAAAATACAGACCCGACTGGGCCGGAATCCTTATTTTTCTGGTTTCAATGATTTGTCTTGAACTTTTCATTACCAAAGGCGCCACTTTCGGTTGGTTAAGTGTCACTTCAATACTTCTGATTTTAGGGGCGATGATCACTTTCATCATTTTCTACTATTATGAAAAGCGGTCTTCAAACCACTTTTTCGATTTGAGTTTATTTAAAAATAAAGTGTTTTCCGGAGCCATCATCTGTAATTTTTTGATGAATGCTGCGGCGGGAATCGTCATTGTGGCTTTAACTTTAATGCAGACTGCTGCCAATTACAGCGCACAGAAAGCAGGTTTGCTGACATTAGGATATGCCGTTTCGGTCATCCTTTTTATCAGAACCGGCGAACGTTTAATGCGTAAAATCGGAGCAAGAAAACCGATGGTTTGGGGTTCGCTCATTGTGGCTTTGGCAACCATTCTTTTGATGCAGACCCACGTGATGGTAGGAACGTACAGAATCCTGGCCCTTGTTGCCTTCACCTTATTCGGAACAGGATTGGCGTTTTTTGCCACTCCGGCGACTACAGCGGCGCTTTCGAATCTGCCCGCCGAACAGTCCGGAGCAGGAGCCGGAATTTTCAAAATGGCTTCATCGCTCGGTGCAGGGTT
Encoded here:
- a CDS encoding MFS transporter; translation: MKNTLINQGNDRILTGFILAVLTFWLFANSMMNIGPIMSKELGVAANTINIAVSLAALFAGIFIVVLGGLADSIGRAKILRLGLYLSVVGSLFIALIPSGKFAEPLLLTGRALQGLSAACIMPTSLGLLKILWEGSAQQRAISFWSMGTFGGSGLSALFAGIVATNLGWRWIFVFSVIVAVIALYLLKNLPESKKESSGKYRPDWAGILIFLVSMICLELFITKGATFGWLSVTSILLILGAMITFIIFYYYEKRSSNHFFDLSLFKNKVFSGAIICNFLMNAAAGIVIVALTLMQTAANYSAQKAGLLTLGYAVSVILFIRTGERLMRKIGARKPMVWGSLIVALATILLMQTHVMVGTYRILALVAFTLFGTGLAFFATPATTAALSNLPAEQSGAGAGIFKMASSLGAGFGIAISAGIFTAVSKSTDALEWFPNIFSGRQDNINFRLAAILALTSVLLFALLSAVVAGFKIPKDGGKIINK